The following are from one region of the Variovorax sp. V213 genome:
- a CDS encoding indolepyruvate oxidoreductase subunit beta family protein — MNKPQPIKIAILAMGGEGGGVLADWIVDMGEANGYVAQTTSVPGVAQRTGATIYYVELYPTAQAETDGGSPVLALMPLPGDVDVVLASELMEAGRAVQRGLVTADRTTLIASTHRVFSIAEKSALGDGRVDSAQLLAHTAKAAKRFIRFDMAQAAEASGSVISAVLFGALAGSGVLPFSRAQFEATVERGGVGVKPSLKAFGAAFARAQGGDDGETPPEAVIATPAPQPRHPAVRALVQRVQSEFPAAAQDFLLEGVRRLIDYQDPAYAGLYLDRMAAVAALPGSDDHRLLRETARHLALWMSYEDTARVAALKTRATRFERVRGEARVQPGQVLAINEYMHPRLQEICETLPGGIGRWLMNSTLPKKLVERFTQHGRVIQTSSLHGYLMLRTVAACKGWRRSTMRYAEENRRIEEWLQRIADTAKRNPELAVELAQCQRLVKGYSDTHERGIRNYDTVMRAVERAGTALAPATLRELRDAALADEHGHKLQAALTLHALA; from the coding sequence ATGAACAAGCCACAACCTATCAAGATCGCGATCCTCGCCATGGGCGGAGAGGGCGGCGGCGTGCTGGCCGACTGGATCGTCGACATGGGCGAGGCCAACGGCTACGTCGCCCAGACCACGTCGGTGCCGGGCGTGGCGCAGCGCACCGGCGCCACCATCTACTACGTCGAGCTCTATCCGACTGCGCAGGCCGAAACGGATGGCGGCTCGCCGGTGCTGGCGTTGATGCCGTTGCCGGGCGATGTCGATGTGGTGCTCGCATCGGAACTCATGGAAGCCGGCCGCGCCGTGCAGCGCGGACTGGTCACGGCCGACCGCACCACGCTCATCGCATCGACGCACCGCGTGTTCTCCATCGCGGAGAAGAGCGCGCTGGGTGACGGGCGCGTCGACAGCGCGCAACTGCTCGCGCACACGGCCAAGGCGGCCAAGCGCTTCATCCGTTTCGACATGGCACAGGCGGCCGAAGCATCGGGCAGCGTGATCAGTGCGGTGCTCTTCGGCGCGCTGGCGGGCTCGGGCGTGCTGCCGTTCAGCCGCGCGCAGTTCGAGGCAACCGTGGAGCGCGGCGGCGTGGGCGTCAAGCCCAGCCTCAAGGCCTTCGGTGCGGCGTTTGCGCGCGCCCAGGGCGGCGACGATGGCGAGACGCCGCCGGAAGCGGTTATTGCCACGCCGGCGCCTCAGCCGCGCCATCCGGCCGTGCGCGCGCTGGTCCAGCGTGTGCAGAGCGAGTTTCCCGCCGCAGCACAGGACTTCCTGCTCGAAGGCGTGCGTCGCCTCATCGACTACCAGGATCCGGCCTATGCGGGCCTGTACCTCGACCGCATGGCCGCCGTTGCCGCGTTGCCCGGCAGCGACGATCACCGCCTGCTGCGCGAAACCGCGCGCCACCTTGCACTGTGGATGTCCTACGAAGACACCGCCCGCGTCGCTGCGCTCAAGACCCGCGCCACCCGCTTCGAGCGCGTGCGCGGCGAAGCCCGGGTGCAACCGGGCCAGGTGCTTGCCATCAACGAGTACATGCACCCGCGCCTGCAGGAAATCTGCGAGACGCTGCCGGGCGGCATCGGCCGCTGGCTGATGAATTCCACGCTGCCGAAGAAGCTCGTCGAACGTTTTACGCAGCATGGCCGCGTGATCCAGACCAGTTCGCTGCACGGCTACCTGATGCTGCGCACCGTGGCGGCATGCAAGGGCTGGCGCCGATCGACGATGCGCTATGCGGAGGAAAACCGCCGCATCGAGGAATGGCTGCAGCGCATTGCCGACACCGCGAAGCGCAACCCCGAGCTTGCAGTCGAACTCGCGCAGTGCCAGCGCCTCGTCAAGGGCTACAGCGACACGCACGAGCGCGGCATCCGCAACTACGACACCGTGATGCGCGCTGTCGAGCGTGCGGGCACGGCGCTCGCACCCGCCACCTTGCGCGAATTGCGCGACGCCGCGCTGGCCGACGAGCACGGCCACAAGTTGCAGGCTGCGTTGACGCTGCACGCGCTGGCCTGA
- a CDS encoding thiamine pyrophosphate-dependent enzyme: protein MAERSFVEEVKKLRLSGGEVFRGEGILAVTKALLESGVSYVAGYQGAPISHLMDVLADAQDILAEQGIRFENSASEATAAATLAASVNYPLRGAVTFKATVGTNVASDALANLASGGVTGGALIIVGEDYGEGSSIMQERSHAFAMKSQIWLLDPRPNLPSIVDAVKQGFDLSEASNTPVMLQLRIRACHVHGHFIAGDNKRAKFTLKDALENPQRDVGRIVLPPASFVHEQEKVKDRWPAAVRFIEERKLNEFFSEDADDIGIIVQGGSYNTLLRALERLDLADVYGNTKVPLYVMNVAYPVIESEVIRFCEGKRAVLIVEEGQPNFVEQNLATILRQAGSATALHGKDMLPVAGEYTASELLKGARTFCERYERLAPLPTPIAQRKVIPLKEVAAIGVDGAPEPALPSTSLGEVVHARPPGFCTGCPERPIFSAMKLVERELGAHHVSADIGCHLFSILPPFNIGNTTMGYGLGGAGASALNATAGKRAISVMGDGGFWHNGLTSGVANAVFNKSDNLTIVVDNNYTSATGGQDILSSNAVNKTRSTGHEIERAVRGVGVEWVKTLRRTYDVAGMRDALKDALTTTKKGPKVLIAQSECMLNRQRREKPLVRKAIADGKRMVREKFGVDSDTCTGDHSCIRLSGCPSLSIKPNPDPLRTDPVATVLDSCVGCGVCGEVSHAAVLCPSFYKAQIVSNPSRWDRLRDRVRAAVIGWLQRGEARRREAYAF, encoded by the coding sequence ATGGCTGAGCGTTCGTTCGTCGAAGAAGTCAAGAAGCTGCGGCTTTCCGGTGGCGAGGTATTTCGCGGTGAAGGCATTCTGGCGGTCACCAAGGCCCTGCTTGAATCGGGGGTTTCCTATGTCGCCGGCTACCAGGGCGCACCCATCTCGCATCTGATGGATGTGCTGGCCGATGCGCAGGACATCCTTGCAGAGCAGGGCATTCGCTTCGAGAACAGTGCGAGCGAAGCCACCGCGGCCGCCACGCTGGCCGCATCGGTCAATTACCCGCTGCGCGGCGCCGTCACCTTCAAGGCCACCGTGGGCACCAACGTGGCGTCCGATGCACTGGCCAACCTCGCCTCGGGCGGCGTGACCGGCGGTGCGCTGATCATCGTGGGCGAGGACTACGGCGAGGGCTCGTCGATCATGCAGGAGCGCAGCCATGCCTTCGCGATGAAGTCGCAGATCTGGCTGCTCGATCCGCGCCCCAACCTGCCGAGCATCGTCGACGCGGTGAAGCAAGGCTTCGATCTGTCCGAGGCCAGCAATACGCCCGTGATGTTGCAGCTGCGCATCCGTGCCTGCCACGTGCACGGCCACTTCATCGCCGGCGACAACAAGCGCGCCAAGTTCACACTGAAAGACGCGCTCGAGAACCCGCAGCGCGACGTCGGCCGCATCGTGCTGCCGCCCGCGAGCTTCGTGCACGAGCAGGAAAAGGTGAAAGACCGCTGGCCCGCCGCGGTGCGCTTCATCGAGGAGCGCAAGCTCAACGAGTTCTTCTCGGAAGACGCCGACGACATCGGGATCATCGTGCAGGGCGGCAGCTACAACACGCTGCTGCGCGCGCTGGAGCGGCTCGATCTGGCCGATGTGTATGGCAACACCAAGGTGCCGCTCTACGTGATGAACGTGGCTTACCCCGTCATCGAGAGCGAGGTGATCCGCTTCTGCGAAGGCAAGCGCGCGGTGCTGATCGTGGAAGAAGGGCAGCCCAACTTCGTCGAGCAGAACCTCGCGACCATCCTGCGCCAGGCCGGTTCGGCCACCGCGCTGCACGGCAAGGACATGCTGCCGGTGGCTGGCGAGTACACCGCGTCGGAACTGCTGAAGGGCGCGCGCACCTTCTGCGAGCGCTATGAGCGCCTGGCGCCGCTGCCAACGCCCATCGCGCAGCGCAAGGTGATCCCGCTCAAGGAAGTGGCCGCCATCGGCGTCGACGGCGCGCCCGAGCCCGCGCTGCCATCCACGTCGCTCGGCGAAGTGGTGCATGCGCGTCCGCCGGGGTTCTGCACCGGGTGCCCCGAGCGCCCCATCTTCAGCGCCATGAAGCTGGTCGAGCGCGAACTCGGCGCGCACCACGTGAGCGCCGACATCGGCTGCCACCTGTTCTCCATCCTGCCGCCCTTCAACATCGGCAACACCACCATGGGCTACGGTCTCGGCGGTGCCGGTGCCTCGGCGCTGAATGCGACGGCCGGCAAGCGCGCGATCTCGGTGATGGGCGACGGCGGCTTCTGGCACAACGGCCTCACCAGCGGCGTGGCCAACGCGGTCTTCAACAAGAGCGACAACCTCACCATCGTCGTCGACAACAACTACACCTCGGCCACGGGTGGGCAGGACATCCTTTCGTCGAATGCCGTCAACAAGACACGCAGCACCGGCCACGAGATCGAGCGCGCGGTGCGCGGCGTGGGCGTGGAGTGGGTGAAGACCCTGCGCCGCACCTACGACGTCGCGGGCATGCGCGATGCGCTGAAGGACGCGCTCACCACGACGAAGAAAGGCCCCAAGGTCCTGATCGCGCAGTCGGAATGCATGCTCAACAGGCAGCGCCGCGAGAAGCCGCTGGTGCGCAAGGCGATTGCCGACGGCAAGCGCATGGTGCGCGAAAAGTTCGGCGTCGATTCTGACACCTGCACCGGCGACCACTCGTGCATCCGCCTCTCGGGCTGCCCCTCGCTCTCGATCAAACCCAACCCCGATCCGCTGCGCACCGACCCGGTCGCCACAGTGCTGGACAGCTGCGTGGGCTGCGGCGTGTGCGGCGAGGTCTCGCATGCCGCGGTGCTGTGCCCCTCGTTCTACAAGGCGCAGATCGTCAGCAACCCGAGCCGCTGGGATCGCCTGCGCGACCGCGTGCGCGCCGCCGTCATCGGCTGGCTGCAACGCGGCGAAGCACGCCGCCGCGAAGCCTATGCGTTCTGA
- a CDS encoding AMP-binding protein yields MQDSTVQATVHQVFTATAARTPAAEFLFTESVTAVAYGIAAGAVRWGEAAAEVERLRAAYAQAGYGHGHRVGLLLENRPAFLFHWFALNALGVSVVPINAEMRSAELVYLIGHSEIGLAVTLPERSADLRAAAAQAGVAFETMGPDDAVPSARTTAPRAHEPIGADTECGLLYTSGTTGRPKGCILGNAYFLRAGEWYAALDGVCSIRRDTERVITPLPLNHMNAMAFSTMVVLVAGGCLVQLDRFHPKTWLASARESGATIAHYLGVMPAMLLSAPASGADRDHAIRWGFGAGVDRKNHAPFEERFGFPLVEAWAMTETGAAACIMANREPRLVGTSCFGRQEDFVQIRLVGEDGNDVGIDAPGELLVRSAGDDPRRYFFSGYLKDEEATREAWADGWFHTGDLVRRDAEGNFFFVDRKKNVIRRSGENISAVEVESVLNQHPAVKTSAVAATPDAVRGDEVLACIVMREGTNASQRAALAASIVEHALSQLAYYKAPGYVAFVDALPLTSSQKIQRGRLRELALSLPGQSHCIDTRSMKKRQA; encoded by the coding sequence ATGCAAGACTCCACCGTCCAGGCCACCGTACATCAAGTCTTCACGGCCACTGCGGCGCGCACGCCAGCGGCCGAGTTTTTGTTCACCGAATCGGTGACCGCGGTGGCCTACGGCATCGCGGCTGGCGCCGTTCGCTGGGGCGAGGCTGCGGCCGAGGTCGAGCGGCTGCGCGCGGCCTATGCGCAGGCCGGCTATGGGCACGGCCACCGCGTCGGCCTGCTGCTCGAGAACCGGCCGGCCTTCCTGTTCCACTGGTTCGCACTCAATGCCCTGGGCGTGAGCGTGGTGCCGATCAATGCAGAGATGCGCTCGGCCGAACTGGTCTACCTGATCGGCCACAGCGAGATCGGCCTGGCCGTGACGCTGCCCGAGCGCAGTGCCGACCTGCGCGCCGCGGCCGCACAGGCCGGCGTGGCCTTCGAGACGATGGGGCCTGACGACGCGGTGCCGAGCGCAAGGACCACCGCGCCGCGCGCTCATGAGCCCATCGGCGCCGACACCGAATGCGGCCTGCTTTACACCTCCGGCACCACCGGACGCCCCAAGGGCTGCATCCTCGGAAATGCCTACTTCCTGCGCGCCGGCGAGTGGTATGCCGCGCTCGACGGCGTGTGCAGCATCCGCCGCGATACCGAGCGCGTCATCACGCCACTGCCGCTCAACCACATGAACGCAATGGCCTTCTCCACCATGGTGGTGCTGGTCGCGGGCGGCTGCCTGGTGCAGCTCGACCGCTTCCATCCGAAGACCTGGCTGGCAAGCGCGCGTGAGAGCGGAGCGACCATCGCGCACTACCTCGGCGTGATGCCGGCGATGCTGCTTTCGGCGCCCGCGTCGGGGGCCGACCGCGACCACGCGATCCGCTGGGGCTTCGGCGCCGGTGTGGACCGCAAGAACCACGCGCCGTTCGAAGAGCGCTTCGGCTTCCCGCTGGTCGAGGCCTGGGCCATGACCGAGACCGGTGCGGCCGCCTGCATCATGGCCAACCGCGAACCGCGCCTCGTGGGCACGAGCTGCTTCGGGCGGCAGGAAGATTTTGTTCAGATCCGCCTCGTGGGCGAGGATGGCAACGACGTTGGCATCGACGCACCGGGCGAACTGCTCGTGCGCTCGGCTGGCGACGATCCGAGGCGCTACTTCTTCTCCGGCTATCTGAAGGACGAGGAAGCCACGCGCGAGGCCTGGGCCGACGGCTGGTTCCACACCGGTGACCTGGTGCGCCGCGATGCCGAAGGCAACTTCTTCTTCGTCGATCGCAAGAAGAACGTGATCCGCCGCAGCGGCGAGAACATCTCGGCCGTCGAGGTCGAAAGCGTGCTCAACCAGCATCCCGCCGTGAAAACCTCGGCCGTGGCTGCCACACCCGATGCGGTGCGCGGCGACGAGGTGCTGGCTTGCATCGTGATGCGCGAAGGCACGAACGCATCGCAGCGGGCAGCCCTCGCCGCCAGCATCGTCGAGCACGCACTGTCGCAACTGGCCTATTACAAGGCGCCGGGCTACGTGGCTTTCGTCGATGCGCTGCCGCTCACGTCCTCGCAAAAAATCCAGCGCGGTCGGTTGCGCGAATTGGCCCTGTCCCTGCCGGGGCAGAGCCACTGCATCGACACCCGTTCGATGAAAAAGAGGCAGGCATGA
- a CDS encoding aromatic ring-hydroxylating dioxygenase subunit alpha: protein MTSYRNNPEAVRALVQNDRVHRDLYISQQLFELEQEHFFANTWNYVGHESQLPKSGDWISNEIAGRPLIVVRHTDGSVRAMMNRCAHKGSRLVSAPCGNTGKFFRCPYHAWTFKTDGSLLAIPLKTGYENTALHECESAKGLVTLKHVRSYRGFIFVKINDAGPDFDEYFGDSLSSIDNMADRSPEGELEIAGGCLRFMHQCNWKMFVENLNDTMHPMVAHESSAGTAKRMWADKPEDEPKPMAVEQFVPFMSDYKFFEDMGIRTYDHGHSFTGVHFSIHSKYKAIPAYDDAMKARYGEEKTAQILGMARHNTVYYPNLTIKGAIQAIRVVKPISADKTLIESWTFRLKGAPPELLQRTTMYNRLINSPFSVVGHDDLQAYRGMQAGLHASGNEWVSLHRDYDPSELKGGEITTGGTNELPMRNQYRSWVQRMTETM, encoded by the coding sequence ATGACCTCGTACCGAAACAACCCCGAAGCCGTCCGCGCGCTGGTACAGAACGACCGCGTTCATCGCGATCTGTACATCAGCCAGCAGCTGTTCGAGCTCGAGCAAGAGCACTTCTTCGCCAACACCTGGAACTACGTGGGCCACGAGAGCCAACTGCCGAAGTCGGGCGACTGGATCAGCAACGAGATTGCCGGCCGCCCGCTGATCGTGGTGCGCCACACCGACGGCAGCGTGCGCGCCATGATGAACCGCTGTGCCCACAAGGGCTCGCGGCTGGTGAGCGCGCCCTGCGGCAACACAGGCAAGTTCTTTCGCTGTCCCTACCACGCCTGGACCTTCAAGACCGACGGCTCGCTGCTCGCGATTCCGCTCAAGACCGGCTACGAGAACACCGCGCTGCACGAATGCGAATCGGCCAAGGGGCTCGTCACGCTGAAGCATGTGCGCAGCTACCGCGGCTTCATCTTCGTGAAGATCAATGACGCGGGGCCCGACTTCGACGAATACTTCGGAGATTCGCTGAGCTCCATCGACAACATGGCCGACCGTTCGCCCGAAGGCGAACTCGAAATTGCGGGCGGGTGTCTCCGTTTCATGCACCAGTGCAATTGGAAGATGTTCGTGGAGAACCTCAACGACACCATGCACCCGATGGTGGCGCACGAATCGTCGGCCGGCACCGCCAAGCGCATGTGGGCCGACAAGCCCGAGGACGAGCCCAAGCCCATGGCGGTGGAGCAGTTCGTGCCTTTCATGTCCGACTACAAGTTCTTCGAGGACATGGGCATTCGCACCTACGACCACGGTCACAGCTTCACGGGCGTGCACTTCAGCATCCACAGCAAGTACAAGGCGATCCCCGCGTACGACGACGCCATGAAGGCGCGCTACGGCGAGGAAAAGACCGCGCAGATCCTTGGCATGGCGCGGCACAACACGGTGTACTACCCGAACCTCACGATCAAGGGCGCGATCCAGGCGATCCGCGTGGTGAAGCCGATCTCGGCCGACAAGACGCTGATCGAGAGCTGGACCTTCCGCCTCAAGGGCGCGCCGCCCGAACTGCTGCAGCGCACCACCATGTACAACCGGCTCATCAACTCGCCGTTTTCGGTGGTGGGGCATGACGACCTGCAGGCGTATCGCGGCATGCAGGCCGGCCTGCACGCGAGCGGCAACGAGTGGGTGAGCCTGCACCGCGACTACGACCCGTCGGAGCTGAAGGGCGGCGAGATCACGACCGGCGGCACCAACGAGCTGCCGATGCGCAACCAGTACCGCAGCTGGGTCCAGCGCATGACGGAGACGATGTGA
- a CDS encoding aromatic-ring-hydroxylating dioxygenase subunit beta: MAGTEVTRQDLIDFVVNEARLLDTRRYEEWNALFTDDAFYWVPLVPDQEDGINHTSHLYEDKLLRDLRIERLKSPRAFSQQPASRCHHLLQVPVVEQFDAGSNRYVVRTEFHYTESQGDELQFYVGTFFHHLTVHGGALRMTLKRVNLLNCDAALPAVQLFI; the protein is encoded by the coding sequence ATGGCCGGCACCGAAGTCACCCGCCAGGACCTGATCGACTTCGTCGTGAACGAGGCGCGCCTGCTCGACACACGCCGCTACGAGGAGTGGAACGCGCTCTTCACCGACGACGCCTTCTACTGGGTGCCGCTCGTGCCCGACCAGGAAGACGGCATCAACCACACCTCGCATCTCTACGAGGACAAGCTGCTGCGCGACCTGCGCATCGAGCGCCTCAAGAGTCCGCGTGCCTTCTCCCAGCAGCCGGCGAGCCGCTGCCATCACCTGCTGCAGGTGCCGGTGGTCGAGCAGTTCGACGCCGGGAGCAACCGTTATGTGGTGCGCACCGAATTCCACTACACAGAATCGCAGGGCGACGAACTGCAGTTCTATGTCGGCACCTTTTTCCATCACCTCACGGTGCATGGCGGCGCGCTGCGCATGACGCTCAAGCGCGTCAACCTGCTCAACTGCGACGCTGCCCTGCCGGCCGTGCAGCTCTTCATCTAG
- a CDS encoding thiolase family protein: MTRRRLSYEGVAVAVPVTVPYVRYSTRTAHWFIGQAIEALVDASGVAKEQIDGLCLSSFSLAPDTAVGVTQHLGLSPRWLDHVPTGGASGVMCLRRAARAVQAGDADIVACVGADTNHVDSFRQTLGSFSNFARDASYPYGSGGPNSIFAFITANYMRTYGAKREDFGRICVDQRTNALGNPDAMFKKALTLEEYMAARPISDPIHLFDCVMPCAGADAFLVMSEERARDLGLAHVVIRGAIERHNAYADDPVMVQGGWRKDRDDLYAQAGVQPAALDFVQTYDDYPVIVMMQFEDLGFCEKGEGSAFVQSHTMTFDGSFPNNTGGGQLSAGQAGAAGGFLGMVEAIRQLTGQAGQRAVPDAQLGLVAGFGMVNYDRCLCTGAVILGRPA; this comes from the coding sequence ATGACAAGACGACGACTCTCCTACGAAGGCGTCGCGGTGGCCGTGCCGGTCACCGTGCCCTATGTGCGCTACTCCACGCGCACCGCGCACTGGTTCATCGGGCAGGCCATCGAGGCGCTGGTCGATGCCAGCGGCGTGGCCAAGGAGCAGATCGACGGCCTCTGTCTCAGCAGTTTCTCGCTCGCTCCCGACACGGCCGTAGGCGTCACGCAGCACCTGGGCCTGTCGCCGCGCTGGCTCGACCACGTGCCCACCGGCGGCGCCTCGGGCGTGATGTGCCTGCGCCGCGCCGCGCGGGCGGTGCAGGCGGGCGATGCCGACATCGTGGCCTGCGTGGGCGCCGACACCAACCATGTCGACTCTTTTCGCCAGACGCTCGGCAGCTTCAGCAACTTTGCGCGCGATGCGAGTTATCCCTACGGATCCGGTGGGCCGAACTCGATCTTCGCCTTCATCACTGCCAATTACATGCGCACCTACGGCGCGAAACGCGAGGACTTCGGCCGCATCTGCGTGGATCAGCGCACCAACGCGCTGGGCAACCCGGATGCGATGTTCAAGAAGGCGCTGACGCTCGAGGAATACATGGCCGCGCGGCCGATCTCCGACCCGATCCACCTGTTCGACTGCGTGATGCCCTGCGCGGGCGCCGACGCCTTCCTCGTGATGAGCGAGGAGCGTGCGCGCGACCTGGGCCTGGCGCACGTCGTGATCCGCGGTGCCATCGAGCGCCACAACGCCTATGCCGACGACCCGGTGATGGTGCAGGGCGGTTGGCGCAAGGACCGCGACGACCTGTACGCGCAGGCCGGCGTACAGCCCGCCGCGCTCGACTTCGTGCAAACCTACGACGACTACCCGGTGATCGTGATGATGCAATTCGAAGACCTGGGCTTCTGTGAGAAGGGCGAGGGCTCGGCCTTCGTGCAGTCGCACACCATGACCTTCGATGGCAGCTTTCCGAACAACACGGGCGGTGGACAGCTCTCGGCGGGGCAGGCCGGCGCGGCCGGCGGCTTCCTCGGCATGGTCGAGGCGATCCGCCAGCTGACCGGCCAGGCCGGACAACGCGCCGTGCCCGATGCGCAGCTGGGCCTTGTCGCCGGTTTCGGCATGGTCAATTACGACCGTTGCCTGTGTACGGGCGCCGTCATCTTGGGGAGACCGGCATGA
- a CDS encoding 2Fe-2S iron-sulfur cluster-binding protein: MTAQPATLHLRIAEVRELNPLIRMLRLRAEDGRALPGFAAGAHIRVQVSLPGGKTDWRHYSLVNFATERNATNAPAEYVIAVRKEAEGRGGSRFMHEQLKQGDMLTIQAPKNDFPLHTGPGGSVLVAGGIGVTPLASMAARRRAEGAPVRMHYAGRSRDLMAFLPELQALLDGDLRVHADAEAGAPLDIDALLDGVPAGDRLYVCGPKVMLDAVLARTQARGWEHDRVHFELFTEPVAEEGDQPFEVELAQSGQCFTVAADQSILDCLIDNGCDPMFDCKRGECGVCATPVLEGEIDHRDYVLTAREKAEGNVMQICISRAKGARLVLDI, from the coding sequence ATGACCGCCCAACCCGCCACCCTTCACCTGCGCATCGCCGAGGTGCGCGAACTGAATCCGCTGATCCGCATGCTGCGGCTGCGCGCCGAAGACGGCCGCGCATTGCCCGGCTTCGCGGCCGGGGCCCACATCCGCGTGCAGGTGTCGCTGCCGGGCGGAAAGACCGACTGGCGCCACTACTCGCTCGTCAACTTTGCGACCGAGCGCAACGCCACCAACGCGCCGGCCGAATACGTGATCGCCGTGCGCAAGGAAGCCGAAGGCCGCGGCGGCTCGCGCTTCATGCACGAGCAGCTGAAACAGGGCGACATGCTCACCATCCAGGCGCCGAAAAACGACTTCCCGCTGCACACGGGCCCCGGCGGCTCGGTGCTCGTCGCGGGCGGCATCGGGGTCACACCGCTCGCGAGCATGGCGGCGCGGCGCCGCGCGGAAGGTGCACCCGTGCGCATGCACTACGCCGGCCGAAGCCGCGACCTGATGGCCTTCCTGCCCGAGCTGCAGGCATTGCTGGACGGCGACCTGCGCGTGCACGCGGATGCGGAGGCCGGTGCGCCGCTCGACATCGACGCGCTGCTCGACGGCGTGCCCGCCGGCGACCGCCTCTATGTTTGCGGCCCCAAGGTCATGCTCGACGCCGTGCTTGCCCGCACCCAGGCGCGCGGCTGGGAACACGATCGCGTGCACTTCGAACTCTTTACCGAACCCGTCGCGGAAGAGGGCGACCAGCCCTTCGAGGTGGAACTGGCGCAATCGGGCCAGTGCTTCACTGTCGCGGCCGACCAGAGCATCCTCGATTGCCTGATCGACAACGGCTGCGACCCGATGTTCGACTGCAAGCGCGGCGAGTGCGGCGTGTGCGCCACGCCCGTGCTCGAAGGCGAGATCGACCACCGCGACTACGTGCTGACCGCACGAGAGAAGGCGGAGGGCAACGTCATGCAGATCTGCATCTCGCGCGCGAAGGGCGCACGCCTGGTGCTCGACATCTGA
- a CDS encoding SDR family NAD(P)-dependent oxidoreductase, with protein MTMPLMRPPRKNPVLRTRQMNLPPGARGRVALGLTAAAAEGRFELQTCNNCGTVQYPPREVCHKCLSAALRWRQQSGEGELLGSTTLHHSNDLFFRERLPWRLGLVHLDAGPTLMVHLHGEVGDAPTRVRVGARLDRAGQAVLIGFPNEGSAHMADDKMLREMTSDPKFRKALVTDGKTEVGQAIVRALVKAGADIVWVGHAEHWKKMGGGLDDISALPQVTLVPLDLTNGRQVTELAGSIGGKVDIVINNAEVHRTFGIGARRGTDVAKAEMDINYFGLLRLAQEFGPALKGRSADGATGATAWVNLLSIYALSNFPPHGTFSASKAAAHSLAQCLRAEMRPAGIRVINVFPGPIDDEWNQHTPPPKLAPTALANAMVKALRDGVEDVYPGDVAQEWLERWRENPKVLERELAAGG; from the coding sequence ATGACGATGCCTCTGATGCGCCCCCCGCGCAAGAACCCGGTGCTGCGCACCCGGCAGATGAACCTGCCACCCGGCGCGCGCGGCCGCGTGGCGCTTGGCCTCACGGCCGCCGCTGCCGAAGGCCGCTTCGAACTTCAGACCTGCAACAACTGCGGCACCGTGCAGTACCCGCCGCGCGAGGTCTGCCACAAGTGCCTCTCCGCCGCCTTGCGCTGGCGCCAGCAGAGCGGCGAGGGCGAGCTGCTCGGCAGCACCACGCTGCATCACAGCAACGACCTGTTCTTCCGCGAGCGGCTGCCCTGGCGGCTGGGCCTGGTGCATCTGGATGCCGGGCCCACGCTCATGGTCCATCTGCATGGCGAGGTCGGCGATGCGCCCACGCGCGTGCGCGTCGGCGCCCGGCTCGACCGCGCGGGCCAGGCCGTCCTCATTGGTTTTCCGAACGAAGGGAGTGCCCATATGGCCGACGACAAGATGCTCCGTGAAATGACCAGCGACCCCAAGTTCCGCAAGGCGCTGGTGACCGACGGCAAGACCGAGGTGGGCCAGGCCATCGTGCGCGCGCTGGTCAAGGCCGGCGCCGACATCGTCTGGGTCGGCCATGCCGAGCACTGGAAGAAGATGGGCGGCGGCCTGGACGACATCTCGGCACTGCCGCAGGTGACGCTGGTGCCACTCGACCTGACCAACGGCCGTCAGGTGACAGAGCTCGCGGGCTCGATCGGCGGCAAGGTCGATATCGTGATCAACAACGCCGAGGTGCACCGCACCTTCGGCATCGGCGCGCGCCGTGGCACCGACGTGGCCAAGGCCGAGATGGACATCAACTACTTCGGCCTGCTTCGCCTGGCACAGGAGTTCGGCCCCGCGCTCAAGGGCCGCTCGGCCGATGGCGCGACGGGCGCCACGGCCTGGGTCAACCTGCTGTCGATCTACGCGCTCAGCAACTTTCCGCCGCACGGCACCTTCAGCGCCTCGAAGGCGGCGGCGCATTCGCTCGCGCAGTGCCTGCGCGCCGAGATGCGGCCCGCCGGTATCCGCGTGATCAACGTGTTCCCGGGGCCTATCGACGACGAGTGGAACCAGCACACGCCGCCGCCCAAGCTGGCGCCAACCGCGCTCGCCAATGCCATGGTGAAGGCGCTGCGCGATGGCGTGGAAGACGTCTATCCGGGCGACGTGGCGCAGGAATGGCTGGAGCGCTGGCGCGAGAACCCCAAGGTTCTGGAGCGCGAGTTGGCGGCCGGCGGCTGA